The proteins below come from a single Juglans regia cultivar Chandler chromosome 12, Walnut 2.0, whole genome shotgun sequence genomic window:
- the LOC108994730 gene encoding uncharacterized protein LOC108994730, producing MEQFRSVMHEGNLYDLGWKWEKFTWSNSHGDDSFTKERLDRAMTNSVWSTLYKDTWVEVLAARTSDHKPLLMHILKLKGKRWERKRWFKYEAGWALEEECERIIKEVWEKKVTAAPQASSVMGLL from the coding sequence ATGGAGCAATTCAGGTCAGTCATGCATGAAGGTAATCTATATGATTTGGGTTGGAAATGGGAAAAATTCACTTGGAGTAATTCTCATGGGGATGATTCTTTTACCAAGGAAAGACTGGATAGGGCAATGACTAATTCAGTATGGTCCACTCTTTACAAAGATACATGGGTGGAGGTGTTGGCAGCAAGAACATCAGATCATAAACCCCTATTGATGCACATCCTGAAGCTGAAAGGTAAGAGGTGGGAAAGGAAGAGATGGTTCAAGTATGAGGCAGGTTGGGCACTAGAAGAAGAATGTGAGAGGATCATAAAGGAAGTATGGGAAAAGAAAGTAACAGCAGCCCCTCAAGCAAGCTCTGTGATGGGTTTATTATAG